A single Verrucomicrobiia bacterium DNA region contains:
- a CDS encoding glycosyltransferase family 87 protein, with protein sequence MNEIMNWLRRLAQNRLLDVGAILIMASIVVLWAVILPPRWSDFDFNLYYVGSRTLLEGRNPYTTLQKPMSEALGFRFSEEYPVAGYPPSFLWLFTPLAALPPRVAFAIWVALEIGCLVAILWLMRWLLRGKLSSRGWLFVVALAISSRTVSYNFYFSQVQLLLAALVLAAYAAQRASRHGWACVAVSAAGILKFYPFVLLPWFVWSGGGGLRARLYRLAGAGGFVLTVMALTGPGLWRDFFQHGLPMGVGEEIGRTFHFSLPALVTNLGYLYHGFLPSPEAKQWWWSVGTIVGLAVIAAVYAVCIATHVDREAEFCLLCVAMLIGTVTVQGHYFVFLIFPLTVAAIRVAARPTPGKSVCLILLVVAANCVDPPESAFLWRYPLLYILVSNVPLYGLFGLGAFFWRELWVQRGSAPHLPCSRA encoded by the coding sequence TTGCGACGATTGGCGCAGAATCGATTGCTGGATGTGGGGGCCATCCTGATCATGGCATCGATCGTTGTCCTTTGGGCCGTGATACTCCCGCCGCGCTGGTCTGACTTCGATTTTAATCTTTACTATGTCGGCAGCCGGACGTTGTTGGAGGGGCGGAATCCTTACACGACCTTGCAAAAGCCAATGAGCGAAGCCTTGGGCTTTCGATTTTCCGAGGAATACCCGGTAGCCGGTTATCCGCCCAGTTTTCTCTGGTTGTTCACGCCCCTGGCCGCGCTGCCGCCAAGGGTGGCGTTCGCCATCTGGGTGGCGTTGGAAATTGGTTGTTTGGTGGCCATTCTCTGGTTGATGCGCTGGTTGCTGAGGGGAAAATTGTCCTCAAGGGGTTGGCTGTTTGTTGTCGCGCTGGCCATCAGCTCGCGGACCGTAAGTTACAATTTTTACTTCTCGCAGGTACAATTATTGTTGGCCGCTCTCGTTCTGGCCGCGTACGCGGCACAGCGCGCCAGCCGACACGGTTGGGCGTGCGTGGCGGTTTCCGCGGCCGGGATCCTCAAGTTCTATCCTTTCGTCTTGTTGCCGTGGTTTGTCTGGTCCGGCGGCGGTGGCTTGCGCGCACGTTTGTATCGGTTGGCAGGAGCCGGTGGGTTTGTTCTTACCGTCATGGCGTTGACGGGACCCGGACTCTGGCGTGATTTTTTTCAACACGGTCTACCCATGGGTGTTGGGGAGGAAATCGGGCGCACGTTCCATTTCTCGCTGCCAGCATTGGTGACCAATCTTGGGTACCTGTACCACGGCTTCCTTCCATCTCCTGAAGCAAAGCAGTGGTGGTGGTCCGTGGGGACGATCGTGGGCCTGGCGGTCATTGCCGCGGTTTACGCCGTCTGTATCGCTACCCATGTAGATCGAGAAGCGGAGTTCTGCCTTTTGTGCGTGGCGATGCTGATCGGAACGGTCACGGTGCAGGGCCACTATTTTGTTTTCCTGATATTTCCGCTGACGGTGGCAGCGATCCGCGTTGCGGCGAGGCCCACGCCGGGAAAATCAGTCTGTTTGATATTGCTCGTGGTGGCGGCGAATTGTGTCGATCCACCGGAATCGGCATTTCTCTGGCGGTACCCGCTCTTGTACATCCTCGTCAGCAACGTCCCGCTCTATGGACTTTTCGGATTGGGAGCTTTCTTCTGGCGGGAACTCTGGGTTCAACGAGGATCGGCTCCGCACCTTCCTTGCAGCCGAGCTTGA